Below is a window of Shinella sp. PSBB067 DNA.
AGTTCGCGGCCCATGCCGAATTCGTTGCCGGAAAGGTCGGCCGCGGCCTGCGGGCGGGCGGCGAACTCGGCGGCGTCCACCAGGACCTCGATGGTGCCGTTGGCGGCATCCAGCCGGATCGTGTCGCCTTCGCGGATGCGGCCGATCGGGCCGTTGTCGACCGCCTCGGGCGTCACGTGGATGGCGGCCGGGACCTTGCCGGAGGCGCCGGACATGCGCCCGTCGGTGAGCAGCGCCACGCGCTGGCCGCGGTCCTGCAGGATGCCGAGCACGGTGGTCAGCTTGTGCAGTTCCGGCATGCCGTTGGCCTTCGGGCCCTGGAAGCGCACGACCGCGATGAAATCGCCCGTCAGTTCGCCGTTCTTGAAGGCGACATTGAGTTCCTGCTGGTCGTGGAAGACCTTGGCCGGTGCCTCGATGACGTGGCGCTCCGGCTTGACGGCGGAGATCTTGATCACCGCCTTGCCGATATTGCCGGTCAGCATCTTCAGGCCGCCGGTCGGCTGGAAGGGCGCCTCGATGCTGGCGAGGACCTTCGGGTCGTGGCTGACCTTCGGCGCCGGCTCGCGGTGCACGGTGCCGTTTCCGCCGAGCCTCGGCTCGATCGTGTAGGCCTGAAGGCCCTGGCCGTAGACGGTGCGCACGTCGTCGTGCAGCATGCCGGTCTTCATGAGCTCCTGGATGAGGAAGCCCATGCCGCCCGCCGCGTGGAAATGGTTCACGTCGGCAAGCCCGTTGGGGTAGACGCGGGCAAGCAGCGGCACGACGTCCGAAAGGTCGGAAATGTCCTTCCAGGTCAGCAGGATGCCGGCGGCGCGCGCCATGGCGATGAGGTGCAGCGTGTGGTTGGTCGAGCCGCCCGTGGCGTGCAGGCCGACGACGCCGTTGACGATGGAGCGCTCGTCGATCATCTCGCCGGCCGGCGTGAACTCGTTGCCCTCGGCGGTGATGGCGAGTGCGCGCCTGGCGGCTTCCTTCGTCAGCGCGTCGCGCAACGGCGTGCCGGGATTGATGAAGGAGGCGCCGGGCATGTGGAAGCCCATGATCTCCATCAGCATCTGGTTGGAATTGGCGGTGCCGTAGAAGGTGCAGGTGCCGGGGCCGTGATAGGACTTGGATTCGGCATCGAGCAGTTCGGCGCGGCCGACCTTGCCCTCGGCATAGAGCTGGCGCACGCGGGCCTTCTCATCGTTCGGCAGACCCGATGTCATCGGGCCGGCGGGAATGAAGACGGCGGGAAGATGCCCGAAGGTGAGGGCCGCGATCGTCAGGCCCGGCACGATCTTGTCGCAGACGCCGAGATAGACGACCGAATCGAACATGTTGTGCGACAGGCCGACGCCCGCCGCCATGGCGATCAGGTCGCGCGAGAAGAGCGAGAGTTCCATGCCCGGCTGGCCCTGTGTGACGCCGTCGCACATGGCCGGCACGCCGCCGGCGACCTGCGCCACGCCGCCCGCTTCCCGCGCGGCCTCGCGGATCAGCGCCGGATAGGTCTCGAACGGCTGGTGCGCCGAGAGCATGTCGTTATAGGCGGTGACGATGCCGAGATTGGGAACGCGGTCGCCGGCGAGCGCGTCCTTCTCGGCGGGGGAACAGACAGCAAAGCCATGCGCAAGGTTGCCGCAGGAAAGCACGGAGCGGTGCACGCCCCTGGACGCGGCGGCGCGCACGCGCTCAAGATAGGGCTCGCGATGCGGCCTGGAACGTTCGACGATGCGGGCGGTAATGGCTTCGATGCGTTTGTCGGCGGACATGGGGCTATCCTGACTTTCTCGATTGCGTTCTGGCGCGGCAAAGCGAGCGGGAAAGCTACGCCATCCGCGGGTAACGACGGCGCTTCGCGCCGGGCATGTTCGGCTTCAGCCGGCCGGGCGCCCTAGGGCGCCCAGTAGATGTCGACCGGCGTTGCCGCGCGCCGGAGAACGGCACGGATCGGCATATCGGTTTCCGGGCCGTCGCCCGTGGCGGCGGCAAGCACGTCCTTCTTGCCCTGGCCTTCGATGTGCAGCACCAGAAGGCGGGCATCCTGAAGGCTGGCGAAGGTGAGGGTAAGGCGGGTTTCGCCCGCGCCCTCCGCTTCCATGGTGATCACGCCGCGGGGCGTTGCGGCCGAGATCGCCTCGGCAAGGTTGCTGCCGCCGGGGAAGAACGAGGCCGTATGGCCGTCCGTTCCCATGCCGAGGACGACGACGTCGAAGGGATGGCCGAGGCTTGCGACAGCGGCGGAGGCGATCTTCGCCGCCTCTTCCGCGCTGCCGGCGTCCCGGTAGAGCGGCAGGAAGCCTGCAGCCTTCGCCTTGCCCTGCAGCAGGTTGTCGGCGACGAGCAGGTGGTTCGAGCGCGGATTGTCCGCCGGCACGAAGCGCTCGTCGACGAGCGTGACCGTCACCTTGCTCCAGTCGATGTCGCGGGTGGCGAGCGCCCGGAAGAAGGCCTTGGGCGTCGAGCCGCCGGAAACCGCGATGGTCGCGCGGCCGCGCGCGGCGATACCGTCGGCGAGTGCGGCGGAAACGCGGTCCGCCAGCCCTTCGGCCAATGCCGCGCCGTCCCTGAATTCATGCATTTCAGCGCTCATCGGCCTTCCTTACGTTTCGTGCCAGGTGCGGCCGTCGCGCTCGATGAGGGCGATGGCCTGGCTCGGACCCCAGGTGCCGGCGGTATAGCCCTGCACCTGCTGGCCGGTCGCTTCCCAGGCCTTCAGGATCGGGTCGACCCAGCGCCATGCGGCCTCCACCTCGTCGCGGCGCATGAACAGCGTCTGGTTGGCGCGCACGACGTCGAGCAGCAGGCGCTCGTAGGCATCGGCATTGCGCGCGTCGAAGGCTTCCGCAAAGCTCATGTCGAGCGAGACGTTGCGCAGGCGCATGCCGCCCGGGCCGGGGTCCTTGATCATCAGCGACTGCTTGACGCCCTCGTCCGGCTGGAGGCGGATGATGAGCTGGTTCGCCTCGATGCGGCCCGCCGAGGGATCGAAGATCGAATGCGGGATCGGCTTGAAGGTGATGACGATCTCCGACACGCGCGCGGCAAGGCGCTTGCCGGTGCGGATGTAGAAGGGCACGCCCGCCCAGCGCCAGTTGCCGATCTCGGCCTTGACGGCAACGAAGGTCTCAGTGTTGGAAACGCCGCCTTCCAGCTCCTCGAGATAGCCCTTGACCGGGCCGCCGGCCGACGCACCGGCACGGTACTGGCCGCGCACCGTCAGGCGCTCGACATTGTACTGGTCGATCGGCTTCAGCGCGCGCAGCACCTTGAGCTTCTCGTCGCGCACGGCCTCGGCGTCCATGGAGGAGGGCACTTCCATCGCCACGAGGCAGAGGAGCTGGAGGATGTGGTTCTGCACCATGTCGCGCAGCGCGCCGGCCTTGTCGTAGTAGCCCGCGCGGCTTTCGAGGCCGACCGATTCGGCAACCGTGATCTGCACATGATCGATATGGGCGGAGTTCCACAGCGGCTCGTAGAGCGCGTTGGCGAAACGCAGCGCCATCAGATTCTGCACCGTCTCCTTGCCGAGATAGTGGTCGATGCGGAAGATCTGCTCTTCGTGGAAGACCTTGCCGATCGTGTTGTTGAGCGCATTGGCGGAGGCAAGGTCCCGGCCGATCGGCTTTTCGACGACGATGCGCGTCTGCTTGGTGATGAGCTTGTGGTCGCGGATCTTCTCCGAGATGTCGCCGAAGATGGCGGGCGCGACGGCTAGATAGAAGGCGCGCACGCGGTCCTTGCCCTCGTCGAGCAGGGTCTTCAGCTTGTCCCATCCCTGGTCGGACTTGGCGTCGACCGCGACGTAGAACAGCCGGTCGCAGAAGGTCTTGACCTGCTCGTCGTCGAATTCGCCGGCCTTCAGGTGCTCCCTCAGCGCATCGACGGCGAACTTGCGGTATTCCGCGTCCGTATAGGCCGTGCGCGAGGCGCCGATGATGCGCGTCGGGTCGGAGAGCTGGCCGGCGAGCTGCCGGTGGTAGAGGGCCGGAAGGAGCTTGCGTTCCGCAAGGTCGCCGGTTCCGCCGAAGACGACATAGTCGAAAGGTTCAACGGGAATGATCTGGCTGCTCATCGGATAATCTCGATCTCGTTCTGTTGCCGGGTGTTATAATCTAATCGATTTAAAAACACCAGCGTGCAACGCAACAAAATCGGTGCTTCCGTTTCGATCAGAGCCTGTCGCGCAGCGCGTACCATGTCATGGCGAGGAACAGAAGCGGCGAGCGCAAGCGCCGGCCACCGGGAAAGGCCGGAATCTTCAGGGCCTTCATCAGGTCCAACTCGCTGCTGCCATCAGTCACGTCGTCCGCATAGAGCTTGCCGCAATAGTTTGCCAGCATGACGCCATGGCCGGAATAGCCGCCGATGGTGGTGATGCCGGGCATGACCTCGCGCACATAGGGCTTGCGCGGCATGGTGATGCCGACGGAGCCGCCCCAGGCATGGGTGAGCTCGATGCCCTTCAACTCCGGATAGACCTCCTCGATCTGCCGGCGGATGGGCGGCGTCATGTCGTCGAGGTTTTCCGAATAGGCCTCGCGCCCGCCGAAGAGCAGCCGGCCGTCGCGGGTCTTGCGGAAATAGCGCACGACGAACCGCGTGTCGGCGATGGCCTCGCCGCCGGGAATGACTGAGGGGAACTTGTCGAGCGGCACCGTCGCGCCGATGAAGGAGCGGATCGGCATGACATGCGCCGCCGTCTTCGGCTCCAGATCGCCGATATAGGCATTGCAGGCGACCAGCGCCTTGTCGGCGCGGATCGTGCCCTTCGCCGTGGTGATCACCGCCTTGCCGCCGGCTCGCTCGATCTTCAGCGCGGGGGTCTTCTCGTGCAGGCTGGCGCCGGCGGCCTTCGCGGCGCGGGCGATGCCGACCAGCAGCTTCATCGGGTGGATATGGCCGGTGCCGGTGTCGCGGATGCCGAAGAAGAAGCGCTTCGAGCCCACGCGCTCCTCCGTCTCCGCCCGGTCCATGTAATGCATGTGCGGATAGCCGAAACGGGTTGCGGCGATCTCGACATGATCGCGGAAATCCTTCTCGAAGCTTGCCTTGTGGCTGACATTGAGCTGGCCGGGGACGTATTCGATGTCGAGATTCTGCGCATCGGCGAAGTCGTGGACATGGCGCTTGGCATTCTCGGCAAGGTCGAAGAGGGCCTTTGCGCGCTCGTAGCCGAGCTCGGCCTCCAGCGCCTCCGCCTCGGCGCGCTGGCCGGTGCCG
It encodes the following:
- a CDS encoding FAD-binding oxidoreductase; this encodes MPWQSPISPGISWYEASVGDRPEYAPLDGSVETDVAIVGGGFTGLQAAYNLARKGVRVTLIEAHRFGDGASGRNGGQLGTGQRAEAEALEAELGYERAKALFDLAENAKRHVHDFADAQNLDIEYVPGQLNVSHKASFEKDFRDHVEIAATRFGYPHMHYMDRAETEERVGSKRFFFGIRDTGTGHIHPMKLLVGIARAAKAAGASLHEKTPALKIERAGGKAVITTAKGTIRADKALVACNAYIGDLEPKTAAHVMPIRSFIGATVPLDKFPSVIPGGEAIADTRFVVRYFRKTRDGRLLFGGREAYSENLDDMTPPIRRQIEEVYPELKGIELTHAWGGSVGITMPRKPYVREVMPGITTIGGYSGHGVMLANYCGKLYADDVTDGSSELDLMKALKIPAFPGGRRLRSPLLFLAMTWYALRDRL
- the edd gene encoding phosphogluconate dehydratase, with the protein product MSADKRIEAITARIVERSRPHREPYLERVRAAASRGVHRSVLSCGNLAHGFAVCSPAEKDALAGDRVPNLGIVTAYNDMLSAHQPFETYPALIREAAREAGGVAQVAGGVPAMCDGVTQGQPGMELSLFSRDLIAMAAGVGLSHNMFDSVVYLGVCDKIVPGLTIAALTFGHLPAVFIPAGPMTSGLPNDEKARVRQLYAEGKVGRAELLDAESKSYHGPGTCTFYGTANSNQMLMEIMGFHMPGASFINPGTPLRDALTKEAARRALAITAEGNEFTPAGEMIDERSIVNGVVGLHATGGSTNHTLHLIAMARAAGILLTWKDISDLSDVVPLLARVYPNGLADVNHFHAAGGMGFLIQELMKTGMLHDDVRTVYGQGLQAYTIEPRLGGNGTVHREPAPKVSHDPKVLASIEAPFQPTGGLKMLTGNIGKAVIKISAVKPERHVIEAPAKVFHDQQELNVAFKNGELTGDFIAVVRFQGPKANGMPELHKLTTVLGILQDRGQRVALLTDGRMSGASGKVPAAIHVTPEAVDNGPIGRIREGDTIRLDAANGTIEVLVDAAEFAARPQAAADLSGNEFGMGRELFAPFRAIAGPADHGASVLFA
- the zwf gene encoding glucose-6-phosphate dehydrogenase; its protein translation is MSSQIIPVEPFDYVVFGGTGDLAERKLLPALYHRQLAGQLSDPTRIIGASRTAYTDAEYRKFAVDALREHLKAGEFDDEQVKTFCDRLFYVAVDAKSDQGWDKLKTLLDEGKDRVRAFYLAVAPAIFGDISEKIRDHKLITKQTRIVVEKPIGRDLASANALNNTIGKVFHEEQIFRIDHYLGKETVQNLMALRFANALYEPLWNSAHIDHVQITVAESVGLESRAGYYDKAGALRDMVQNHILQLLCLVAMEVPSSMDAEAVRDEKLKVLRALKPIDQYNVERLTVRGQYRAGASAGGPVKGYLEELEGGVSNTETFVAVKAEIGNWRWAGVPFYIRTGKRLAARVSEIVITFKPIPHSIFDPSAGRIEANQLIIRLQPDEGVKQSLMIKDPGPGGMRLRNVSLDMSFAEAFDARNADAYERLLLDVVRANQTLFMRRDEVEAAWRWVDPILKAWEATGQQVQGYTAGTWGPSQAIALIERDGRTWHET
- the pgl gene encoding 6-phosphogluconolactonase — translated: MSAEMHEFRDGAALAEGLADRVSAALADGIAARGRATIAVSGGSTPKAFFRALATRDIDWSKVTVTLVDERFVPADNPRSNHLLVADNLLQGKAKAAGFLPLYRDAGSAEEAAKIASAAVASLGHPFDVVVLGMGTDGHTASFFPGGSNLAEAISAATPRGVITMEAEGAGETRLTLTFASLQDARLLVLHIEGQGKKDVLAAATGDGPETDMPIRAVLRRAATPVDIYWAP